A stretch of the uncultured Desulfobacter sp. genome encodes the following:
- a CDS encoding cytochrome ubiquinol oxidase subunit I yields the protein MNYPVWELYTAGGGLLIALIAVVHVYVAHFAVGGGLFLIWAENKAYKENSNVLLDYVKKHTKFFLLLTMVFGGLTGVGIWFTISLLNPSATSTLIHTFVFGWATEWVCFVGEIVALFIYFYTFGKMSPKNHLKIGWLYFIFAWLSLFLINGIIDFMLTPGQWLENQSFWSGFFNPTMWPAMFFRTFIAFMFAGIFGFLTSMFIEDKKARSLMNKSCAVWTLVPLVGMLLSGYWYFSILPEPVKMMVFKGSPELLPYLTTFYIGTAILFAGAIVLAISLPLPVKKVLAFFILAMGLVYMGGFEFLREGSRRPWAIYNHTYANGIKKTEIPQIEKNGFLATAKWVFNREITPLNSLAAGRELFRNQCSSCHSVGGPMNDILKLTRGISVYGIDSRLNGCGTTSHYMPPFMGTRDERWALATFVVEGLNAQRAVADTVFPAQNKTAKIPDFNADTSEYVLLAWNNLGMHCISDSDPFWVLLPPANDLFAQLIRRGDRPKVVTENIEITYKVEPGFENPSAHVKFWEHAKSIFGAQPEKNIGLSGNGVSGNMHLSKELHAFEATLIPVVPYNDDGSYNPYPIFTITAVDKQTGQQLAQTTTVAPTSTEMGCRNCHGGQWRVNGKAGFTDETSGNILAVHDKRSGTNLLEMAQNGQPQLCQSCHADPVLGTKGKPGLLSFPAAVHGFHANYLTQRGTEACFKCHPSRPDGPTQCLRSVHAKNLDCTSCHGFLEDHALTLLKKEDQDGKPGARRLMTHLKPRTVASLDQIKPRIPWVNEPDCLNCHVNFTRADAKTANGFNQWTQELSALYRLRHDNTGKIMCEACHGSTHAVYPANNKLGRDLDNVQPLQYQQSRNPIGSKRCSVCHINPVSRRPRHHPMLPSASVEDF from the coding sequence ATGAATTATCCTGTTTGGGAACTTTATACTGCCGGCGGCGGGCTTCTGATTGCCTTGATTGCTGTGGTTCATGTTTACGTTGCTCATTTTGCCGTGGGCGGCGGTCTTTTTTTGATATGGGCGGAGAACAAAGCGTACAAAGAAAATTCAAATGTTCTTCTGGACTATGTGAAAAAACATACCAAATTTTTCCTTTTATTAACCATGGTTTTCGGCGGATTGACCGGCGTGGGGATATGGTTCACCATTTCATTGCTTAACCCGTCGGCCACATCCACACTGATTCATACCTTTGTCTTCGGGTGGGCCACGGAGTGGGTCTGTTTCGTGGGAGAGATCGTCGCCCTTTTTATCTATTTTTATACCTTCGGGAAAATGTCCCCTAAAAATCACCTTAAAATCGGGTGGCTATATTTTATCTTTGCATGGCTTTCCCTTTTTCTGATTAACGGGATCATTGATTTTATGCTGACCCCTGGCCAGTGGCTTGAAAATCAAAGCTTCTGGTCCGGATTTTTTAATCCCACCATGTGGCCGGCAATGTTTTTCAGAACCTTTATTGCATTTATGTTTGCAGGTATCTTTGGGTTTTTAACAAGTATGTTCATTGAGGATAAAAAAGCGCGATCATTAATGAACAAGAGCTGCGCCGTCTGGACCTTGGTGCCCTTGGTCGGCATGCTTTTATCCGGGTACTGGTATTTTTCCATACTTCCGGAACCGGTGAAAATGATGGTGTTTAAAGGGTCTCCGGAGCTTTTACCCTATTTGACGACCTTTTATATCGGAACCGCAATTTTATTTGCCGGTGCGATTGTCCTGGCAATTTCTCTGCCTTTACCCGTCAAAAAAGTGTTGGCTTTTTTTATTCTGGCCATGGGGCTGGTTTATATGGGCGGATTTGAATTTTTAAGGGAAGGCAGCAGACGTCCTTGGGCCATTTACAATCATACCTATGCCAACGGCATCAAGAAAACAGAAATACCGCAAATAGAGAAAAACGGATTCTTAGCTACCGCAAAATGGGTGTTTAACCGAGAGATTACGCCGTTAAATTCCCTTGCCGCCGGACGGGAACTTTTTCGCAACCAGTGTTCGAGTTGTCATTCCGTTGGCGGGCCCATGAACGATATCCTGAAACTAACCCGGGGGATATCTGTGTACGGTATAGATTCCCGGTTGAACGGATGCGGAACAACCAGTCACTACATGCCGCCGTTCATGGGAACCCGGGATGAACGCTGGGCATTGGCAACATTTGTTGTGGAAGGGTTGAATGCGCAAAGAGCGGTCGCCGATACTGTGTTCCCCGCCCAGAATAAAACGGCAAAGATCCCTGACTTTAATGCGGATACCAGTGAATATGTGCTTTTAGCCTGGAATAACCTGGGGATGCACTGTATCTCGGACAGTGATCCGTTCTGGGTGCTGCTGCCCCCGGCCAATGATTTGTTTGCTCAGTTGATTAGGCGGGGAGACAGGCCAAAGGTGGTCACCGAAAATATCGAAATTACCTACAAGGTGGAGCCCGGCTTTGAAAACCCCAGTGCCCATGTCAAGTTCTGGGAACATGCAAAGTCGATTTTCGGTGCCCAGCCGGAAAAAAATATCGGGCTTTCAGGCAATGGGGTTTCAGGAAACATGCACCTGTCAAAAGAGCTTCATGCCTTTGAAGCAACATTGATACCGGTTGTGCCGTACAATGATGACGGCAGTTATAACCCCTATCCAATATTCACCATTACAGCCGTTGATAAGCAGACCGGCCAACAATTGGCACAAACCACTACTGTGGCCCCGACATCCACGGAGATGGGGTGTCGTAACTGTCACGGCGGCCAATGGCGGGTCAACGGTAAAGCCGGCTTCACCGATGAAACTTCGGGCAATATTTTGGCGGTTCATGACAAGCGGTCCGGCACCAACCTTTTGGAAATGGCCCAAAACGGTCAGCCCCAATTGTGCCAGTCCTGTCATGCGGATCCTGTACTGGGAACCAAAGGAAAACCTGGGCTGTTGAGCTTTCCGGCCGCCGTACATGGGTTTCATGCCAATTATCTGACCCAGCGCGGCACCGAAGCCTGTTTTAAATGCCATCCATCGCGGCCTGACGGACCCACCCAGTGTTTGAGAAGTGTTCATGCCAAAAACCTGGACTGCACCTCATGCCACGGTTTTTTGGAAGATCACGCCTTGACGTTGCTCAAAAAAGAGGATCAGGACGGAAAGCCTGGTGCAAGGCGGCTGATGACCCATCTTAAGCCCCGCACCGTTGCATCCCTGGATCAAATTAAGCCACGCATTCCCTGGGTTAATGAACCGGACTGTCTCAATTGTCATGTCAATTTTACCCGGGCTGATGCAAAAACGGCAAATGGGTTTAATCAGTGGACGCAGGAGCTTTCAGCGCTTTACCGTCTGCGGCATGACAACACCGGAAAAATTATGTGCGAGGCCTGCCATGGTTCCACCCATGCCGTATATCCGGCAAACAATAAACTTGGCAGAGATCTGGACAATGTCCAACCCCTGCAATACCAACAGAGCCGCAATCCCATCGGATCCAAACGCTGTTCTGTCTGTCATATCAATCCGGTAAGCAGACGGCCGAGACATCACCCCATGCTGCCGTCGGCATCGGTTGAAGATTTTTAA
- a CDS encoding methyl-accepting chemotaxis protein: protein MKLNTKIFFISLVGLSVILIISLLAATIYFKRIKGAQIEKNAKAAQRQFEMAMEAKKKVWLTNALQVASNDNIKKAILENDRKLADRTLKRLGKTFKENTGFKNVQVHLIDKNLHSFYKSWASDSYGQALGYSKGYAQVKNTLKSDVAMEVSGKGVRLKGLFPIMDNGQFLGIANFEGGLNSIKRTLKPHDLEFIYFMNANDLDVAKGMGGKPRVAEFILNQKDVDEQYWAYLQKTGILNKILGAPFFLDREYLSIKGQFKSFAESTTGLYVLGMKNKIAMENVNALKKLIVTIFSLLFGIFLVFIVSLVFFMQRSVVRPIKTIADGMKDIAEGDGDLTKRLNVVSRDEIGQLSREFNIFIEKLDHLIWDVNDRNQNLGLVSNELSGVAAMMTANAAKVSTQANAVAGAAEEMNSNMNTVAAAVEQATVSASHIAAATEEMTASINEISQNTSKTRQITDQAVIDAGSASDKISDLQTSAQDIGNFLNTIQEISEQTNLLALNATIEAARAGEAGKGFAVVADEIKQLAGQTSKATVDIQEKVENIQGVSSQAVEEIGRVVSIIDDVDGQVNSVAASIEEQTATTEDISSNLQQVSAGVSDIQETIILANDISNRIAQEIHVVKESSEEMSEYSRNVENDAESQNQMAVDVIEMMSRFKMIHKGFHAAPVKRTHSVWKKKLSNLLSGKQEDISMDQMTDYRRCEFGQWYFGPGMEKYAKSQGYKELGEIHEKVHEIGGRVATLFNAGNIGDAHDLFKEYGQVTTQLFELLDGLEQQTS from the coding sequence ATGAAACTGAATACCAAGATTTTTTTTATTAGTCTGGTTGGATTAAGTGTCATTTTGATTATCAGTTTATTGGCTGCCACCATCTATTTTAAACGGATCAAGGGGGCGCAGATCGAAAAAAACGCAAAGGCGGCCCAAAGACAATTCGAGATGGCCATGGAGGCTAAAAAAAAGGTGTGGCTGACCAATGCACTACAAGTGGCATCCAATGACAACATCAAAAAAGCGATCTTGGAAAATGACCGAAAGCTTGCTGACAGAACATTAAAACGTCTGGGCAAGACATTTAAGGAGAATACCGGATTTAAAAATGTTCAGGTTCATTTGATCGATAAAAATCTCCATTCGTTTTACAAATCCTGGGCCTCTGATTCATATGGGCAAGCCCTTGGATATTCCAAGGGCTATGCCCAGGTCAAAAACACCTTAAAGTCTGATGTTGCCATGGAAGTATCCGGCAAAGGGGTTCGTCTGAAAGGTTTGTTCCCCATTATGGATAACGGTCAATTTCTTGGAATTGCCAATTTTGAGGGGGGATTGAACTCTATTAAGCGTACATTGAAACCCCATGACCTTGAATTTATTTACTTTATGAATGCCAACGATCTGGATGTGGCCAAGGGCATGGGGGGGAAACCCAGGGTGGCTGAGTTCATTTTAAATCAAAAGGATGTGGATGAACAGTATTGGGCCTATCTTCAAAAAACTGGAATTTTAAATAAGATTTTGGGTGCGCCATTTTTTCTGGACCGTGAGTACCTTAGCATTAAAGGTCAGTTTAAAAGCTTTGCCGAATCAACGACAGGGCTGTATGTGCTTGGAATGAAAAACAAAATTGCCATGGAAAATGTTAATGCATTAAAAAAATTAATTGTTACCATATTCAGCCTGTTATTCGGCATTTTTTTAGTGTTTATTGTCAGCCTGGTCTTTTTTATGCAGAGAAGTGTTGTGAGGCCTATTAAAACCATTGCTGACGGCATGAAGGACATTGCCGAGGGAGATGGGGATTTGACCAAGCGGTTGAACGTCGTTTCCCGGGATGAAATAGGACAACTCAGCCGTGAATTTAACATTTTTATCGAAAAGTTGGATCACTTAATCTGGGATGTCAATGACAGGAATCAGAATTTGGGCCTGGTCTCCAATGAACTGTCCGGTGTTGCCGCGATGATGACGGCCAATGCCGCTAAAGTGTCCACCCAGGCCAATGCCGTTGCCGGTGCCGCTGAGGAGATGAATTCAAATATGAATACTGTGGCGGCGGCCGTGGAACAGGCCACGGTCAGCGCAAGTCATATCGCGGCGGCCACCGAAGAGATGACGGCTTCAATCAATGAAATTTCCCAAAATACAAGTAAAACCAGACAGATCACCGACCAGGCGGTTATAGATGCCGGCAGTGCCTCGGATAAGATTTCGGATCTGCAAACCTCTGCCCAGGACATCGGAAATTTTTTGAACACCATCCAGGAGATCAGTGAACAAACCAATCTTTTGGCCTTAAATGCCACCATTGAAGCGGCCAGGGCAGGGGAGGCAGGCAAAGGCTTTGCCGTGGTCGCCGACGAGATCAAGCAGTTGGCCGGCCAGACATCCAAAGCCACTGTGGATATCCAAGAAAAGGTTGAAAATATTCAGGGAGTCAGCAGCCAGGCCGTGGAGGAGATCGGCAGGGTAGTCTCGATTATTGATGACGTAGACGGGCAGGTGAATTCGGTTGCTGCATCCATAGAGGAGCAGACCGCAACAACCGAAGATATTTCATCCAATCTCCAGCAGGTCTCTGCGGGGGTTTCCGATATCCAGGAAACCATTATTCTTGCCAATGATATTTCTAACCGGATTGCCCAGGAAATACATGTGGTGAAAGAATCTTCTGAAGAGATGAGTGAGTACAGCCGAAATGTTGAAAATGATGCGGAGAGCCAGAACCAAATGGCCGTTGATGTCATTGAGATGATGAGCCGGTTTAAGATGATTCACAAAGGGTTTCATGCCGCCCCTGTCAAGCGCACCCATAGCGTGTGGAAAAAGAAGCTGTCAAATCTGTTATCCGGCAAGCAGGAAGATATCAGTATGGATCAAATGACAGATTATCGTCGTTGTGAATTTGGCCAGTGGTATTTTGGTCCGGGAATGGAAAAGTATGCAAAAAGTCAAGGCTATAAAGAACTTGGGGAAATACATGAAAAGGTGCATGAGATAGGCGGCCGGGTGGCAACGCTTTTTAACGCAGGGAACATCGGTGATGCCCATGATCTTTTCAAGGAATATGGGCAGGTTACCACACAATTATTTGAGTTGCTGGATGGACTGGAACAACAGACTTCATAG
- a CDS encoding two-component system response regulator, whose amino-acid sequence MIKNETAKETILIVDDTPDNLAVLGELLMPHYQVRVANSGPKALTAAGTEPLPDLILLDIMMPEMDGYEVIKYLKDNPRTSDIPVIFITALDTCEDEAKGFDLGARDYISKPVRAPILLARVKGQLEIKAARDILRNQNNWLELEIQRRIRQYQKVQDISMRALASLAEARDDETGNHILRTQNYLKVLAEELAKHFKYADVLTEQTIEIYTKAAPLHDIGKVGIPDHVLYKPGKLTPEEWEIMKTHAQIGADAIRRAVGNEEDKEAVDFLYVAMDIAGFHHEKWDGSGYPKGLTSNHIPLAARLMALTDVFDALISDRVYKSAYPMDVTIKIINEGRGTHFDPDIVDAFNRRVDDFENIAARYKEQQVPKDRK is encoded by the coding sequence ATGATAAAAAATGAAACGGCGAAAGAGACAATACTCATTGTGGATGACACGCCTGATAATTTGGCTGTCTTGGGCGAACTGCTGATGCCCCATTATCAAGTCCGTGTTGCCAATTCGGGTCCTAAAGCCCTTACCGCAGCCGGCACCGAGCCCCTGCCTGACCTTATCTTACTTGATATCATGATGCCGGAAATGGACGGATATGAGGTCATAAAATACCTGAAAGACAATCCCAGAACAAGTGATATTCCTGTTATTTTTATAACGGCGCTGGATACATGCGAAGACGAGGCCAAAGGGTTTGATCTCGGTGCCAGGGACTATATATCCAAGCCGGTTCGCGCACCTATTTTGCTGGCCAGGGTTAAGGGGCAACTTGAGATCAAGGCAGCCCGGGACATACTGCGTAACCAGAACAACTGGCTTGAATTGGAAATTCAACGGCGAATTCGCCAGTATCAAAAAGTCCAGGACATCAGTATGCGGGCTTTGGCCAGCCTGGCTGAAGCCAGGGATGACGAAACGGGCAATCACATTCTGCGTACACAAAACTATTTAAAAGTTTTAGCTGAAGAACTGGCCAAACACTTTAAATATGCCGACGTTCTTACAGAACAGACCATTGAAATTTATACAAAGGCGGCCCCGCTTCACGATATTGGTAAAGTGGGTATTCCAGACCATGTTCTATATAAGCCGGGCAAACTTACCCCGGAAGAGTGGGAAATTATGAAAACCCATGCCCAGATAGGTGCTGACGCCATTCGGCGGGCCGTCGGCAATGAAGAAGATAAAGAGGCGGTAGATTTCCTATATGTGGCCATGGACATTGCAGGGTTTCACCATGAAAAGTGGGACGGTAGCGGTTACCCCAAAGGGCTGACTTCAAACCATATTCCACTGGCGGCAAGACTGATGGCATTGACCGATGTGTTTGATGCACTGATCAGTGACCGGGTTTATAAATCTGCGTACCCCATGGATGTCACCATAAAAATAATTAATGAGGGCCGCGGAACACACTTTGATCCGGATATCGTCGATGCATTTAACCGGCGGGTGGACGATTTTGAGAATATTGCTGCCCGTTATAAGGAGCAGCAGGTCCCTAAGGACCGCAAATAG
- a CDS encoding PAS domain S-box protein has protein sequence MLKYILPLICLLIVLLLDAGVACVVGVAVICFALFQNLYKQKNIQVMEIDPAQKIADQRFESLSNNIPGGFVFQFTIFTDGTREFSYISQGVQKLFNCSPEQIIKEPSLILSCMDKNSKIRFRHVMSHNAEKLSAVTEEFKFDLDNDQCLWMQFNAHPVRESDGRIVWDGVGIDITGHKKAEFNLRQSEERFRKIFSESSSPVFLMENLRFIDANQAALELLGYDSSVQLRGTAPEDISPKYQPDGKLTKEKAKEVHEVASKRGSHRFEWEHVKKDGTHFFVEVTLTPIRFEARVLFHVSWSDISERKQMESRLKEFEAIVNSSDDAIISKTIYGTVLSWNKGAEKIFGYKADEIIGRPIKRLFPYDLWIKEQKILEKIKQGINIEHFETRRLRKDGAVIDVSVTISPIYDKDGEVWAASKIARDITEKKQIGFLLEEQRRQFKTLLETIPDLVWLKDNDGVFLFCNQRFEAMFGAKAEQIVGKTDYDFFDQEMADAFRQGDRAAMQAGKATMNEAWVTFLSDGHMELLETIKTPLMNQKNEIIGVLGIAHDITARTRNEEHLRKFSLAVEQSANAVVITDRNSNIEYVNQRFTEMTGYSRDDVIGKTPRIINSDRTPKETYEQLWDALGKGKSWSGEFINTRKNGEQYFESAVITPLRDKDGIVTHFVAIKEDITEKKQIEQELSDHRQHLEKLVKSRTVELEAAKLQAETANQAKSTFLANMSHEIRTPMNAIIGFAHLIRGHIKDEEPQEMVSKIIRSGKHLLGIINDILDLSKIEEEALILEETTFLTSAIIDNVCNMIQDPIFQKGLQLTVNNDPELDTLPVIGDPLRLRQILVNYLGNAVKFTERGRITLNAVVSQKRAHDVKLRFEVQDTGIGISDEQKNTVFDSFVQADSQTTRKHGGTGLGLAISRQLARMMGGDAGVESELGKGSTFWFTAVFKLGDAEDLKTDVGEALAKLRENARVLLVEDNEINQEVAKTILEELGLSVDTAFNGRVACRKVEANLYDLILMDMQMPVMDGLEASRKIREFPNGVRVPIVALTANAFEEDRKRCMEAGMNGFVAKPFEPEQLHAVLARWIPGRDGIEDYIYRDNVPEKSSAVNKDDAFSHIDQKIGLKYVKNIEIYHKMLNRFLTQQADLSTHIENSLQKKDMASVRRLAHSLKGSAGMLGMHELYEIAASYENLVRNGAQDLELNTSLEALNKELSAVCEEIEHMNKPPAIEPDAVDSSHLKSMLGQFVEFLNQNDMRAYKTWENVYPALVTTINREDVAALKHQIENFDFPEALVTLNDLMSRYSL, from the coding sequence ATGCTTAAATATATTTTACCATTGATCTGTTTGCTGATTGTGCTGTTACTTGACGCAGGTGTTGCCTGTGTTGTCGGGGTTGCCGTTATCTGCTTTGCTTTATTTCAAAATTTGTATAAGCAAAAAAATATCCAGGTCATGGAGATTGATCCGGCACAAAAAATTGCAGATCAGCGTTTTGAATCGTTGAGCAATAACATACCCGGCGGATTTGTTTTCCAGTTTACCATATTTACTGATGGGACAAGGGAGTTTTCATACATCAGTCAGGGGGTGCAAAAACTGTTTAATTGTTCTCCTGAGCAGATCATCAAAGAGCCGTCTCTTATATTGTCATGCATGGATAAAAATTCTAAAATTCGTTTTCGTCATGTCATGTCACACAATGCCGAAAAATTGTCCGCTGTTACCGAAGAATTTAAATTTGATCTGGACAATGATCAGTGTTTGTGGATGCAGTTCAATGCCCATCCGGTCAGAGAATCAGATGGACGAATTGTTTGGGATGGTGTGGGGATCGATATTACCGGACATAAAAAAGCGGAATTCAATTTGCGGCAAAGTGAAGAACGGTTTCGCAAGATTTTCAGCGAATCAAGCTCTCCAGTGTTTCTAATGGAAAATCTACGGTTTATTGATGCTAACCAAGCGGCATTGGAGCTTTTAGGATATGACTCGTCGGTGCAATTGCGCGGGACTGCTCCCGAAGATATATCTCCCAAATATCAACCAGACGGGAAATTAACCAAAGAAAAAGCAAAGGAGGTCCACGAAGTCGCCTCTAAACGGGGAAGCCATCGTTTTGAATGGGAGCATGTCAAAAAGGACGGCACCCATTTTTTTGTGGAGGTGACGTTAACACCCATACGGTTCGAAGCCAGGGTGCTCTTTCATGTTTCATGGTCGGACATCTCGGAACGTAAACAGATGGAAAGCCGGTTAAAGGAATTTGAAGCCATCGTCAACTCATCAGACGATGCCATAATTTCCAAAACCATATACGGCACGGTCCTTAGCTGGAATAAGGGCGCAGAAAAAATTTTTGGATACAAGGCTGATGAAATCATTGGGCGGCCCATCAAACGACTGTTTCCCTACGATCTATGGATCAAGGAACAAAAAATTCTTGAAAAAATAAAACAGGGTATCAATATTGAGCACTTTGAAACCCGGCGGCTGCGCAAAGATGGTGCCGTGATTGATGTATCCGTAACTATTTCTCCCATATACGATAAAGATGGGGAGGTGTGGGCAGCTTCAAAGATTGCCAGGGATATCACAGAGAAAAAGCAGATTGGCTTTTTACTTGAAGAGCAGCGACGGCAATTTAAAACCCTTTTGGAAACCATTCCGGATCTTGTATGGCTCAAAGACAATGACGGTGTGTTTCTTTTCTGCAATCAGCGCTTTGAAGCAATGTTCGGGGCAAAAGCTGAACAGATTGTGGGAAAAACCGACTATGATTTTTTTGATCAAGAGATGGCGGACGCTTTCAGACAGGGGGACAGGGCCGCCATGCAGGCCGGCAAGGCCACCATGAACGAAGCGTGGGTAACCTTCCTTTCGGATGGCCATATGGAATTGTTGGAAACCATTAAGACCCCATTGATGAATCAAAAGAATGAAATCATCGGTGTCTTGGGAATTGCCCACGACATCACGGCAAGGACCCGTAACGAAGAGCACTTACGTAAATTTTCCCTGGCCGTGGAGCAAAGTGCCAATGCCGTTGTCATCACTGACCGGAACAGCAATATAGAATACGTCAATCAGCGCTTCACAGAGATGACCGGGTATTCCAGAGATGATGTGATCGGAAAAACACCACGTATCATTAACTCAGATCGAACACCCAAAGAAACCTATGAACAGTTGTGGGATGCCCTGGGGAAAGGAAAATCTTGGAGCGGCGAATTTATAAATACACGTAAAAACGGTGAACAGTATTTTGAATCTGCGGTCATCACCCCCTTGCGTGATAAAGACGGTATCGTGACCCATTTTGTGGCGATTAAAGAGGACATCACAGAGAAAAAACAGATCGAACAAGAGCTCAGCGATCACCGCCAGCATTTGGAAAAATTGGTGAAATCGAGAACCGTAGAACTTGAGGCTGCCAAGCTTCAGGCCGAAACCGCCAATCAGGCCAAAAGTACCTTCCTGGCCAACATGAGTCATGAAATCAGGACGCCGATGAATGCTATTATCGGGTTTGCCCATCTGATCCGCGGGCATATCAAGGATGAGGAGCCACAAGAGATGGTGTCCAAGATCATCCGCTCCGGGAAACATCTGCTGGGGATTATTAATGACATACTTGATTTGTCAAAAATTGAAGAGGAGGCTTTAATTTTGGAAGAGACCACTTTTTTAACGTCCGCCATCATTGATAATGTCTGCAACATGATACAGGACCCGATTTTCCAAAAAGGGCTTCAGTTAACCGTTAACAACGACCCTGAATTGGATACGCTGCCTGTTATCGGAGACCCCCTGCGCCTTAGACAGATACTGGTCAATTACCTTGGCAATGCTGTGAAGTTTACTGAAAGGGGCAGGATTACCTTGAATGCCGTTGTTTCCCAAAAGCGAGCCCATGACGTTAAGTTACGCTTTGAGGTTCAGGATACCGGGATCGGTATAAGTGATGAACAAAAAAATACAGTATTTGATTCATTTGTACAGGCCGATTCCCAAACGACTCGTAAACATGGCGGGACGGGCCTTGGGCTTGCCATCTCCAGGCAATTGGCGCGCATGATGGGTGGAGATGCCGGTGTTGAGAGCGAGCTTGGAAAGGGCAGCACCTTCTGGTTTACCGCAGTATTCAAACTTGGCGATGCTGAAGACCTCAAGACAGACGTCGGTGAAGCACTGGCAAAACTGCGGGAAAATGCCCGTGTTCTTCTGGTAGAGGACAATGAAATCAATCAGGAGGTGGCCAAAACTATTCTTGAAGAGTTAGGGCTGTCTGTGGATACAGCCTTTAACGGCCGTGTAGCCTGCAGAAAAGTGGAAGCAAATCTTTACGACTTGATTCTAATGGACATGCAAATGCCGGTCATGGACGGTTTGGAAGCCTCCCGGAAAATCAGAGAATTTCCGAACGGGGTCCGGGTTCCCATTGTGGCACTCACAGCCAATGCATTCGAAGAAGACCGAAAACGCTGTATGGAGGCCGGAATGAACGGCTTTGTTGCAAAACCTTTTGAACCGGAGCAATTGCATGCCGTGCTGGCCAGATGGATACCCGGTCGTGATGGAATTGAGGATTATATTTATAGGGATAACGTGCCTGAAAAATCAAGCGCGGTTAACAAAGATGACGCTTTCAGTCATATTGATCAAAAAATCGGTCTAAAATATGTTAAAAATATAGAAATTTATCACAAAATGTTGAATCGATTTTTAACTCAACAGGCAGACTTATCAACTCATATTGAGAATTCTCTCCAAAAAAAGGATATGGCGTCGGTGCGGCGTCTGGCTCATTCACTTAAAGGCTCGGCAGGAATGCTTGGGATGCATGAGTTGTATGAGATTGCAGCATCCTATGAAAACCTTGTGCGCAATGGTGCCCAAGACCTGGAACTTAATACCTCTCTGGAGGCGTTAAACAAGGAATTAAGCGCAGTTTGTGAGGAGATTGAACATATGAACAAGCCGCCTGCCATTGAGCCTGATGCCGTTGATTCGAGCCATCTTAAATCAATGCTGGGGCAATTTGTTGAATTCTTAAACCAAAACGATATGAGGGCGTATAAAACCTGGGAGAACGTATATCCAGCCTTGGTGACTACTATTAACCGCGAGGATGTGGCGGCCTTAAAGCATCAGATTGAGAATTTTGATTTTCCAGAGGCGTTGGTTACATTGAATGACCTCATGTCGCGATATTCATTGTAA
- a CDS encoding transporter substrate-binding domain-containing protein yields MNVFQKNVMAFFFRGGVRCNIKILGLFGGFLLFFVVSASALNAESYLFVGSNFPILSERLPDKTLGGISIDIVRIICKRLGHTPIFELYPWVRAQALVKAGQADVLLVPYKTKEREKWMDFSQVPFFEDKSFFFVRPGNHLTWDGNLASIANLHIGKVREWSVGEAFEKQMSKLTIDYAPNIDLCFLKLISGRVDLVPTQKREAYKAFQRLGLHKDEYPVAIFPPLAIHYNYYGFSKKKRTELKAFKAAFDQELKQMKDAGEIAQLLDKYTPAN; encoded by the coding sequence ATGAATGTGTTTCAAAAGAACGTAATGGCTTTTTTCTTTCGGGGGGGTGTCCGGTGCAACATAAAGATATTGGGGCTCTTTGGGGGCTTTTTATTGTTCTTTGTGGTGTCTGCGTCTGCCTTGAATGCTGAAAGCTATCTGTTTGTGGGCAGTAATTTTCCGATTCTGTCGGAAAGGTTGCCGGATAAAACCCTTGGCGGCATCAGCATTGATATTGTTCGCATTATCTGCAAGCGCCTTGGTCATACTCCAATCTTTGAACTGTACCCCTGGGTCCGTGCCCAGGCATTGGTCAAGGCCGGCCAGGCGGATGTCCTCCTTGTTCCTTATAAAACCAAGGAAAGGGAAAAATGGATGGATTTTTCCCAGGTCCCTTTTTTTGAGGATAAATCGTTCTTTTTTGTTAGACCCGGCAATCATCTTACCTGGGATGGGAACCTTGCCTCCATCGCCAATCTGCACATCGGCAAAGTCCGGGAGTGGAGTGTGGGAGAGGCTTTTGAAAAACAGATGTCCAAACTGACCATCGATTATGCGCCTAACATTGATCTTTGTTTTTTAAAGCTGATTTCCGGGCGGGTTGATCTCGTCCCCACCCAGAAGAGGGAGGCTTACAAAGCGTTTCAGCGCCTTGGCCTTCATAAAGATGAGTATCCGGTGGCCATTTTTCCACCGCTTGCAATTCACTATAATTATTATGGGTTTTCCAAGAAAAAACGAACGGAACTCAAAGCATTCAAAGCAGCCTTTGACCAAGAACTCAAACAAATGAAAGACGCCGGTGAGATAGCACAGCTCTTGGATAAGTACACCCCAGCCAATTGA